Proteins encoded within one genomic window of Bos indicus isolate NIAB-ARS_2022 breed Sahiwal x Tharparkar chromosome 23, NIAB-ARS_B.indTharparkar_mat_pri_1.0, whole genome shotgun sequence:
- the LOC109577369 gene encoding ubiquitin D-like: MPATLLVTVHSEKWKPMTFTAHLGDRVNKINERVRSRTKVPVPDQVLQLGSKTLKPKRTLSSYGIDKEKSIHLTLKVVKPSDEELPLVLVEPGEGGQRHELQVRRSTSVTQVKEMIKMRTAIPPKNQIVNCNGKKLEDGKIMGDYGIKKGHLLFMTYPCISG; this comes from the exons ATGCCTGCCACCCTCCTT GTGACTGTCCATTCTGAGAAATGGAAACCAATGACCTTCACTGCCCATCTGGGAGACAGAGTGAATAAGATCAATGAACGTGTCCGCTCTAGGACCAAGGTTCCTGTGCCGGATCAGGTCCTGCAGCTGGGCTCGAAGACCCTAAAGCCAAAGAGAACTCTGTCATCGTATGGCATCGACAAGGAGAAGTCCATCCACCTCACCCTGAAGGTGGTGAAGCCCAGTGATGAGGAGCTGCCCTTGGTTTtggtggagcctggtgagggGGGGCAGAGGCATGAGCTCCAGGTGCGAAGGTCCACCTCAGTGACCCAGGTGAAGGAGATGATCAAGATGAGGACCGCTATACCCCCTAAGAATCAGATTGTGAACTGCAATGGAAAGAAACTGGAAGACGGGAAGATCATGGGAGATTATGGCATCAAAAAGGGCCATTTACTCTTCATGACATACCCCTGCATTAGTGGGTGA